Proteins encoded within one genomic window of Flavobacterium sp. NG2:
- a CDS encoding exodeoxyribonuclease III — protein sequence MKIISYNVNGIRAAISKGFIDWLQQANPDVICLQEIKATPEQIPLADFEAAGYPYHYWYPATKKGYSGVAVLSKIKPNNVVYGTGIEHMDFEGRNLRLDFDTVSVMSLYLPSGTNSERLSHKFMYMDDFQNYINDLKKEIPNLVICGDYNICHEAIDIHDPVRNKKVSGFLPEERAWLDAFLKNGFIDSFRFLNKEPDNYTWWTMRFPSARLNNKGWRIDYCLVSEPMKDRIQRALILPEAKHSDHCPIVVEVE from the coding sequence ATGAAGATTATATCGTATAACGTCAATGGAATTCGGGCAGCTATTTCTAAAGGATTCATTGACTGGTTACAACAGGCAAATCCAGATGTGATTTGTCTACAAGAAATAAAAGCAACTCCAGAGCAAATTCCCTTGGCAGATTTTGAAGCCGCAGGCTATCCCTATCATTATTGGTATCCAGCTACCAAAAAAGGCTATAGTGGGGTTGCCGTTTTGTCAAAAATAAAACCCAATAATGTAGTTTATGGCACAGGAATTGAGCACATGGATTTCGAAGGTAGAAATCTTAGACTCGATTTTGATACGGTTTCGGTAATGAGTTTGTATTTGCCTTCAGGGACAAACAGTGAACGGTTGAGTCATAAGTTTATGTATATGGATGATTTTCAAAATTATATAAACGATTTGAAAAAAGAAATTCCAAATCTTGTAATCTGTGGTGATTATAATATTTGTCATGAGGCAATAGATATTCACGATCCAGTGCGAAATAAAAAAGTATCGGGATTTTTACCAGAAGAAAGAGCTTGGTTAGATGCTTTTCTAAAAAATGGATTTATTGATAGTTTCCGTTTTTTAAACAAAGAACCTGATAATTATACCTGGTGGACTATGCGTTTTCCATCGGCAAGATTAAACAATAAAGGCTGGCGTATTGACTATTGTTTAGTAAGTGAACCAATGAAAGACAGGATTCAAAGAGCGTTGATATTGCCTGAGGCCAAACACTCTGATCATTGTCCTATTGTAGTAGAAGTAGAATAA
- a CDS encoding glycerol-3-phosphate dehydrogenase/oxidase, protein MKESHIFKRETLVQQIELESNWDVIIIGGGATGLGVALDSVTRGFKTLLLEQVDFAKGTSSRSTKLLHGGVRYLAQGNIDLVKEALHERGLLLKNAPHLVSNQSFIIPNYSWWDTIKYTIGLKVYDALAGKLSFGKSIHIGKKETLARLSTIKEEGLKGSVLYHDGQFDDARLAINIAQTAIEQGATVLNHFKVNRLIKDSNGMVMGVVAVDEETKVTYSLNSKVVINATGVFTDEILKMDNSKSKNIVRPSQGIHLVLDKSFLPGKNAIMIPKTKDGRVLFLVPWHDKVVVGTTDTLLDSHSLEPKALDKEVDFIISTANHYLTKKVSKTEVLSIFAGLRPLAAPSDKSEKTKEISRSHKIIISKSELITITGGKWTTYRRMAQDTINKAITIGKLKKSSCKTKSVKIHGAIASNDKVQHLYIYGSDQEKIQRLIADIPELGERLHERFPYTKAEVIWAIRNEMARTVEDILARRVRTLFLDARATLEIIPMVAAMLAEELNKDELWEQQQIKEFTNIANQYVL, encoded by the coding sequence TTGAAAGAGAGTCATATTTTTAAGAGAGAAACCTTAGTTCAGCAAATTGAACTAGAATCTAATTGGGATGTTATCATTATTGGCGGTGGCGCTACAGGATTAGGCGTGGCGTTAGATAGTGTAACTCGAGGGTTTAAAACACTTTTATTAGAACAGGTAGATTTTGCAAAAGGCACCTCAAGTCGAAGTACCAAGTTGCTTCATGGTGGTGTGCGTTATTTGGCTCAAGGAAATATTGATTTAGTTAAAGAGGCATTACATGAGAGAGGTTTGTTGCTAAAAAATGCTCCTCATTTAGTGAGTAATCAATCATTCATAATTCCAAATTACAGTTGGTGGGACACAATTAAATATACAATAGGCCTTAAAGTATACGATGCTTTAGCGGGAAAATTGAGTTTTGGGAAATCAATCCATATTGGTAAAAAGGAAACTTTAGCCAGGTTAAGTACCATTAAAGAAGAGGGGCTAAAAGGGAGTGTGTTGTATCATGATGGGCAATTTGACGATGCTAGACTAGCTATAAATATTGCTCAAACTGCTATCGAACAGGGAGCTACTGTTTTGAATCATTTTAAAGTGAATCGGTTAATAAAGGACAGCAATGGAATGGTAATGGGAGTAGTGGCTGTTGATGAGGAGACTAAAGTTACCTATTCTTTAAACTCCAAAGTAGTGATTAATGCTACAGGAGTATTTACCGATGAAATTTTAAAAATGGATAATTCCAAATCAAAAAATATTGTACGTCCTAGTCAAGGAATTCATTTGGTTTTAGATAAATCCTTTTTGCCAGGAAAAAATGCCATTATGATTCCAAAAACGAAGGATGGTAGAGTGTTGTTTTTAGTGCCGTGGCATGATAAAGTGGTGGTAGGTACAACTGATACTTTGTTAGATAGCCACAGTTTAGAGCCAAAAGCTTTGGACAAAGAAGTGGATTTTATTATTAGTACGGCAAACCATTATCTAACCAAAAAAGTAAGTAAAACTGAAGTGTTAAGCATTTTTGCGGGCTTAAGACCTCTAGCAGCTCCTAGCGATAAGTCTGAAAAAACAAAGGAAATTTCTAGAAGTCATAAAATTATTATTTCAAAATCTGAATTGATAACAATCACAGGAGGAAAATGGACGACTTACAGACGAATGGCTCAGGATACTATAAACAAAGCCATAACAATTGGAAAGTTAAAAAAAAGTTCCTGCAAAACGAAGTCTGTAAAAATCCATGGTGCTATTGCCTCTAATGATAAAGTCCAACATTTATACATTTATGGTAGTGACCAAGAGAAAATTCAACGTTTAATCGCAGATATACCTGAATTAGGTGAAAGACTTCACGAACGATTTCCATATACAAAAGCTGAAGTTATTTGGGCGATTCGAAACGAAATGGCTCGAACAGTTGAAGATATTTTGGCAAGACGGGTTCGAACGCTGTTTTTAGACGCTCGGGCAACATTAGAAATAATTCCGATGGTTGCTGCGATGTTGGCTGAGGAATTAAACAAAGATGAATTATGGGAACAACAGCAAATTAAAGAATTTACCAATATTGCGAATCAATATGTTTTATAA
- a CDS encoding lysophospholipid acyltransferase family protein — MGLVTAKEVAKAINIEKYGILGTFSGWLLMKILKISTLNKVYNRNKHLKEVDFLNGVLDDLQIKFEIPEDDLKRIPKDGAYITISNHPLGGIDGILLLKLMLEREPNFKIIANFLLHRIEPLKQYIMPVNPFENHKDAKSSVIGIKETLRHLSDEKPLGMFPAGEVSSYKDGQLMVDKPWEEGAMKVIRKAQVPVVPIYFHAKNSSLFYILSKISDTLRTAKLPSELFSQKNRVIKVRIGKAISVNEQNEYKTIESYSEFLRKKTYMLANPFEKESKLLSTPNLKLPKSPKEIVTPANTENIITEVTALRTANCRMLQSKNYEVFFAPADKIPNILHEIGRLREITFREVGEGTNESIDLDKFDQYYHHLFLWDEDAKKIAGAYRMGLGSEIYKNHGIEGFYLNELFRFEPELHDMMSKTIEMGRAFIIKEYQQKPMPLFLLWKGIIHTTLRFPEHKFLMGGVSISNQFSDFSKSLMIQFMKSNYYDPYIAQYIHPKKAYKVKLKDADKDFIFNETEADLNKFDKIIDELEPGVLRLPVLIKKYIKQNARVVAFNVDPLFNNAIDGLMYIRIEDIPESTMKPVMEEFQAELEQKLAEKEDSE; from the coding sequence ATGGGTCTAGTTACTGCCAAAGAAGTTGCAAAAGCTATCAATATTGAAAAATACGGGATTTTAGGAACTTTTTCAGGTTGGCTACTAATGAAAATTCTAAAAATATCGACTTTAAACAAAGTTTATAATAGAAATAAACATTTAAAAGAAGTCGATTTTTTAAATGGTGTTTTAGACGACTTACAAATTAAGTTTGAAATTCCCGAAGACGATTTAAAACGAATCCCAAAAGACGGTGCCTACATTACTATCTCAAACCATCCACTTGGAGGTATTGATGGTATACTATTATTAAAATTAATGCTTGAAAGAGAACCTAATTTCAAGATTATTGCCAATTTTCTTTTACACAGAATAGAACCACTTAAACAATACATCATGCCCGTTAATCCTTTTGAAAATCATAAGGATGCTAAATCGAGCGTGATAGGAATCAAAGAAACACTTCGTCATTTGAGTGACGAAAAACCATTAGGTATGTTTCCTGCTGGTGAAGTTTCAAGTTATAAAGACGGCCAATTAATGGTCGACAAACCATGGGAAGAAGGCGCTATGAAAGTAATCAGAAAGGCACAAGTTCCTGTTGTCCCAATTTATTTCCATGCCAAAAACAGTAGCCTTTTTTATATCCTTTCTAAAATAAGCGACACTTTACGAACAGCTAAATTACCATCAGAGCTTTTTAGCCAAAAAAACCGTGTAATTAAAGTTCGTATCGGTAAAGCAATTTCGGTAAACGAACAAAACGAATACAAAACGATTGAATCATATTCAGAGTTTTTAAGAAAAAAAACCTATATGCTTGCCAATCCTTTTGAAAAAGAAAGCAAGCTATTAAGCACACCTAACTTAAAACTACCAAAAAGCCCAAAAGAGATTGTTACTCCAGCCAATACAGAAAACATCATTACCGAAGTTACCGCACTACGTACTGCGAATTGCAGAATGCTACAAAGCAAAAACTATGAAGTCTTTTTTGCTCCTGCCGATAAAATACCGAATATCTTACATGAAATTGGGCGTTTAAGAGAAATTACCTTTAGAGAAGTAGGTGAAGGAACTAATGAATCTATTGACTTGGACAAATTTGACCAATACTACCACCACCTATTTTTATGGGACGAAGATGCTAAAAAAATTGCTGGTGCTTATCGTATGGGATTGGGGTCTGAAATATATAAAAATCACGGCATTGAAGGTTTTTACCTGAATGAACTCTTTCGTTTTGAGCCAGAGTTACACGATATGATGAGCAAAACCATCGAAATGGGTAGAGCTTTTATCATCAAAGAATACCAACAAAAGCCAATGCCTTTGTTCCTATTATGGAAAGGTATTATCCATACTACACTTCGTTTCCCAGAACACAAATTCTTGATGGGCGGGGTGAGTATTAGTAATCAGTTTTCGGATTTCTCTAAATCATTGATGATTCAGTTTATGAAATCAAACTATTATGATCCATATATCGCACAATATATTCATCCTAAAAAAGCCTATAAAGTAAAACTGAAGGATGCCGACAAAGATTTTATTTTCAACGAAACAGAAGCCGACTTAAATAAGTTTGACAAAATTATTGATGAGCTAGAGCCAGGTGTATTGCGATTACCAGTATTAATCAAAAAATACATCAAACAAAACGCTAGAGTAGTCGCTTTTAATGTGGATCCTTTATTTAACAATGCCATTGATGGATTAATGTACATCAGAATTGAAGACATCCCCGAAAGCACGATGAAACCCGTAATGGAAGAGTTCCAAGCAGAGCTAGAACAAAAACTAGCTGAAAAAGAAGATTCTGAATAA
- a CDS encoding flagellar motor protein MotB: protein MIKNIAVGLLVLSLSTSCVSKKIYTDLENKYTDLKKENRSLSDENEELLKSKNQLELDRDGLNAELSKVKSEREKLKAEYAALNDKWNALDASYKALEKNSNEALQSNMSKNRELLSQLDAKSKALAIEQERLNKSAQRLQELESLIAAKEESMRKLKETLSKALNSFEGKGLTVEQKNGKVYVSMENKLLFNSGSWNVGTEGRKAVVEVGKVLGENPDISVLIEGHTDDDPFVSSGSIANNWDLSTKRATSIVNILSENSAINKKNLTAAGRGEFSPLASNATAEGKAKNRRIEIILTPRLDEISKMLNEID from the coding sequence ATGATAAAAAATATTGCTGTCGGACTCTTAGTCCTGTCTCTTTCGACTTCATGTGTTTCAAAAAAAATATACACCGATTTAGAAAATAAGTACACAGACCTGAAAAAAGAAAACAGAAGTTTATCAGATGAAAATGAAGAACTTTTAAAAAGCAAAAATCAATTAGAATTAGATCGAGATGGGTTGAATGCTGAATTAAGTAAGGTAAAATCGGAGCGTGAAAAATTAAAAGCTGAATATGCTGCACTCAATGATAAATGGAATGCTCTTGATGCGTCGTATAAAGCTTTAGAAAAAAATAGTAATGAAGCCTTGCAATCTAATATGAGCAAGAACAGAGAGTTGTTGTCGCAATTGGATGCAAAGTCAAAAGCTTTAGCAATTGAACAAGAACGGTTGAATAAAAGTGCTCAGCGTTTGCAAGAGTTAGAATCTTTGATTGCTGCCAAAGAAGAAAGCATGCGTAAACTAAAAGAAACACTTTCTAAAGCACTAAATAGTTTTGAAGGAAAAGGCTTGACTGTTGAACAAAAAAACGGGAAGGTTTATGTGTCAATGGAAAACAAATTGTTATTTAATTCAGGTAGTTGGAATGTTGGTACAGAAGGGCGTAAAGCTGTTGTAGAAGTTGGAAAGGTATTAGGTGAGAATCCAGATATTTCAGTTCTTATTGAAGGTCATACTGATGATGATCCATTTGTGAGTTCAGGTTCTATTGCTAATAACTGGGATTTGTCTACAAAGAGAGCTACTTCGATTGTTAATATTTTGAGTGAAAATAGCGCTATCAATAAAAAGAATTTAACCGCTGCTGGTCGTGGAGAGTTTTCTCCTTTAGCATCCAATGCTACAGCTGAAGGAAAAGCAAAAAACCGTAGAATTGAAATAATTCTGACGCCTAGATTAGATGAGATTTCTAAGATGTTGAATGAAATAGATTAA